A stretch of Primulina tabacum isolate GXHZ01 chromosome 13, ASM2559414v2, whole genome shotgun sequence DNA encodes these proteins:
- the LOC142521968 gene encoding uncharacterized protein LOC142521968, with product MRLYIDYRELNKITIKNRYPLPRIDDLFDQLKGAAVFSKLDLRTCYHQLKLKSVSFLGHVISKAGVSMDPKNVQAITEWLIPKNATDIRSFLGLAGYYRKFVEGFSFIAVPLTKLTQKNSKFIWDENCEKSFQTLKGKLASTPVLILPVENKDFTIYSDASKKGLGCVLMQERRVIAYASRQLKAHEQNYPTHDLELAAVCQQVKAEHQRPGGLLQPLEIPEWKWEHISMDFVIGLPKCRQSHDGIWVIVDRLTKTAHFLPLRMKYNLDKLASLYMDNIAKLHGVPVSILSDRDPRKCRSPLYWDEVGEKALVGPELVQMIVDKVKIVREKLKAAQDRQKSWADLKRRPVEFNVGEKAYVKVSPMRGVVRFSKAGKLNPRYVGPFEILEKVGTLACKLELPPNMSRIHNVFHVSQLRRYIPDSSHVLEIEPLLTEENFGEGLKYEEVPIRIVDTKEQVLRRRIIPYVKVQWSNHTEREETWEVEENMRKEYPYLFGDQANSSFENETSHKEGGM from the exons atGAGATTGTACATCGACTACagagaattgaacaagatcacaatcaagaacaggTACCCTCTACCTCGGATAGATGATCTGTTTGATCAGCTTAAAGGAGCCGCCGTCTTTTCTAAACTGGATCTGAGGACAtgttaccatcagttgaag CTAAAGAGTGTGTCCTTCCTGGGACATGTAATTTCGAAAGCAGGAGTGTCCATGGATCCAAAGAATGTACAAGCAATCACAGAATGGCTGATACCGAAGAACGCCACCGATATCAGAAGCTTTCTTGGATTGGCAGGCTACTATCGGAAGTTTGTCGAAGGGTTCTCCTTCATAGCCGTACCACTGACGaagctcactcagaagaattCTAAGTTCATCTGGGATGAAAATTGTGAGAAGAGTTTCCAGACATTGAAAGggaaactcgcatccacaccagtgTTAATATTGCCTGTAGAGAATAAGGATTTTaccatctacagtgacgcaTCTAAGAAAGGTTTAGGATGCGTGCTCATGCAGGAAAGAAGAGTGATCGCCTACgcatcaagacagttgaaagCGCACGAGCAGAACTATCCTACTCATGATCTGGAACTAGCAGCG GTATGCCAGCAGGTCAAAGCAGAACACCAgcgacctggaggattactgcaACCTTTGGAAATTcccgaatggaagtgggagcatatttccatggactttgtgatagGATTGCCAAAGTGTAGGCAAAGCCACGACGGTATATGGGTGATAGTAGACAGACTCACGAAGactgcacacttcctacccCTCCGCATGAAATACAATCTCGACAAGTTGGCTTCACTGTACATGGACAACATCGCGAAACTGCATGGAGTACCAGTTAGCATCTTATCTGATAGGGATCCAAG gaaatgtcgatcaccactttaTTGGGACGAAGTGGGAGAGAAAGCCTTAGTGGGACCTGAGCTAGTACAAATGATTGTGGACAAAGTTAAAATTGTCCGAGAAAagctcaaggcagctcaagaccgacagaagagttgggcagatcttaAGAGAAGGCCTGTAGAGTTCAACGTGGGCGAGAAGGCTTACGTGAAAGTCTCGCCTATGAGAGGAGTTGTCCGATTCAGTAAGGCCGGGAAATTGAACCCTCGATACGTTGGACCATTTGAAATCTTAGAAAAAGTGGGCACGCTAGCATGCAAACTGGAACTGCCACCGAACATGTCAAGGATCCACAACGTGTTTCATGTATCCCAACTGAGGAGATACATTCCAGACTCAAGTCACGTTTTAGAAATAGAACCACTCTTGACCGAAGAAAACTTCGGAGAAGGATTGAAATACGAAGAAGTTCCTATCAGAATCGTGGATACCAAGGAACAAGTCCTCAGGCGACGcatcattccctacgtcaaaGTGCAGTGGTCTAACCATACTGAGCGAGAAGAAACTTGGGAAGTGGAAGAGAATATGCGAAAGGAATATCCCTACCTGTTTGGAGACCAAGCCAACTCAAGTTTCGAGAACGAAACTTCTCacaaggagggagggatgtga